Part of the Arsenophonus sp. aPb genome is shown below.
GTCATCTTTTTTTGGTTCTGGTAATAGTGTTTCTGTCACCATTTCAGGCTTTTGACTTAAGTTTTTTGCACGTTCACGCAAAACGTCTCTTAGTGATAGTCGTTTATTCGCAGCAGAAGACATTCTAAGCGTTTTTTCTGATGAGTTGATATCTTCGTATACCTCAAGCATAGAAAATAGCTCAGATGCACAAGGAAGCCGTCTAGCGAGGCGATGAATGACAGTTTTAAGCGCCATTCTGTCAAACCACTTCACCCAAGGGCTTGTTTGGTCTTTTGCACTTTTCACGGTATCACGTATCTTTTCGACATTCGAACAACTCATGACTTCAACAACTAATTCACCATTATTGAGTTTGGCGAAGGCATAGACTTTCACTATTTCATCACCGTCAACAAACGCCGGACGATGCGTTAAATGCTCGCCATTTTCGTCAATCACATACTCAAATTTATCGTGAGCATAGACGACTTTAGCAATGATATTTGCAACTTGGCCAGATTGACGGGCGCGTTTCATGACTCCATCAACCATCGGCATATAGACCGCTTTTTTCACAAACTGATTATTGACTTTGGTACTGCGGACAACCAGCGCAGCTTCTCTGCCGTCTGGCATCAGGCCATCTTTGGCACAACGTGTTAAAGCGAGCACCAGTGATTGCTTATCCGCCTTTTGCAATTCTGCATTCTCTATCAATGCGGTTGCTGCGGTTCGGGTGAACTGCTCAGGCGTGACCTGAGCGGGTAACAGGGACGCTATACCCTGTTGCATGATAACTGATTGCAGATTGGCATAGACGTTATTCATGGTTTCTAGTTGAGTATTCATGCAATACCACCCCCTTCTGCCATTAATGCCTCTCTGCGTTTTCGATCTGCATTTTTAGCCCAGAAAGGACGAGATATTGTAGCAAAGGGTTGCGTTTCTCTGCCGTTTTCCAATATATCAATCACATTGTTAACCTGAATAATACCCTCCCCGCTATCTTCTTCATCCAACATACCAAGTTGAACCGGATAACGCCCACATTCTGGCCTTTTTCCAATCGCACAAAACAGAAAATCAATATCGAGATTGAAAACCTGATTAGCAATAATACGGTAAAAAGCTGATTGCAGGTGATAACCAAACTTATCGACTGATTTACCAAAGTCGAATACGTCATCGGTAGTTTTAACATCAAGCATAAATGGCACACCGGAATATAAACCAAGCCAGTCAGGACGGATTTTCAATAGTGTCCCTTTTTCAGTCCGGTAGAAAATTGAAAGCTCTGGCTCACCGTTTTCGAGTAATTCAGCAACCAGTGAATACGCAAGCGCAGAATCACGCATCAGTTCAATCTGCTCAAAATCGTCTTTATTGAGCACGATTTGATTGTTGGACACCGCTTGCGCTTCAAATTCCTCTAATGCCTGTTTGCCGTCTTTGGTTCTCAAATCCAGTTCAGGAGCGGAAATGTATTTCAGTGAAAAAATTTCCGGTTCAAGAATAGCCGTGTGAACAGCATCGCCAATCAACAAAGCACTACTTTTCTTGTTTTGGCTAGGTGCATTCCTGTACCAGTCCAGCGCGCCAATTCCACTTCGTTGAACCAACCTGATTTGTGTGCTGGAATAACCATTTGCCGCGTGATAGGTACTATTTTCAAGACGACGAACAATCAAACTTTCTGTTGGTTTTAACGCATCAATGCACTCGTTCAACATCGCAAGCGATACACCCTCGCCGCTCATGATTTTTCCGTTGATAGGTGGAACAGCAGAAAAAATAGCATTATCGTCGATATTTTTGATGACCGAGTCAATTAATTCTTTTGTTGTACGATTATTAACCAAACCTTCAAGTGGAATCTCTGATTCATTTTTTTTCACTTCTACCCTGTTTTCCACAGGGATAATAACCGGTTCAGGGGATAACGATGTTGATTGCGTTAACAACTCACCTTCTTGTCCACACTCCACAAGATTAATTGCGATTTCCTTGACTTCATTGAGGGAAATAGTTTTGTCTGCTTCCTGTATTTTTACAGCGACCCATTCACGAAGTTCAGTATATTGCTCAAAAAGCTCAGGTTCATCTGCTGGATTTGCCAGTAATTCATCAGCATCACGTATTTCACCTTCGTCGTATTCCTCCTGAACACCAAAAATCGCAAGCAAAGCACAAAACTGGTCTATTTCCTGTTCTTCGGTGACATCGGTCTGTTTTTCTGTATGAGCGATATATTCCTCAATGCTGATTTCTTCCAATCGAGGCGATTTGTAGAAACTGCAATTTGCGCCGTCAGTTTCAAAAATATATTGAGATGCCAATTTTTTGGCTGCTATTTTTGTTTCTGCTGCAAGATAGATTTGAGAGGTTGTTCTACCTTTCTCATGGTCAACATTCGTAATGAGCGTTGCTTTAAAATGTTTCATTTCCCCCCCTCAATGCTATTAGTTTCTTGTTTTTTCTGGTTATACGAGCAATGGCAACAAGCATCTGAACACGCCTTCATCGTTGAAGACTTGTAAAAAAGTATCTTGAATTGTTTACGGTTAATTTTTTCAACAAATTCAATACATGCTTCCTCAAGATAAACACAGGGACGGTTATCCAGTCTGGCGCGCCAGAAAAAGCTCACAAGACTTAATGAGAGCTTTCCGCAGTGACAACAGGAAAAACGAACATCAGGATGACCATGAATAGTTCTTCTAAATCCATTGATGGTATAGGTATATTTCATACTACACCTCCAATAGATCCAAAAAATTGAACATGCGAACAAGGGAATAAGTTCTCAGGAATATAGTTATAAAAACCTTTGGCTTTACAAAACTCTCTCAACTGGTTAGCTGAATGGACATTGATTTTATCGTAGATATTTTTTAAGTGACCCTCCACTGTGTAAGGAACGATATTTAACCTTCTGGCTATTTCTTTACTGCTAAAGCGTTGCATTGTAAAAAATAGAATTTGCCATTCTCTAGGGCTAAATAGGTCTTGTTGCTGTATGGTGACCGTATAAGGTTGTCGTCCTTCTACATATTCTAACGGTGATAAAAACAGGAACTCATGAGCATGAAAGAAGGTGCCAATGTACTTGTTATCTTGATCAAAAAGCGGTAAAAAATGGAACTGCCATACTTTTGGCAATTTTTTGTAGTCAGAGGACAAATTGCACATTAGGCAAAATGGGGATTTTTCACTTTGAACTTTTTCTATCAATGTTTTCATTTCAACAGTATGAATAATCGAATAGAGTAAATCTGTCATTTTTGCATTGGTACAGATCTCACCTTCACTATCAGTAAAACCGCAGGGAACATGAGCGCACAGGCACAATTGAATCATGACGTTTCTCATACTGCACCTCCGAGACTCAAAAGGTACATACGTTGGCGTTTTGTGAGGTGTTTTGATGTGATAGCAAAGCTTAAAAGCTGCTCTATTGATATGTCACACGCTTTTAATATGCGTGAAATATGGTTACTATTTAACATAGCTCAACTCCTAGTCTAGTTAGG
Proteins encoded:
- a CDS encoding PD-(D/E)XK nuclease-like domain-containing protein; the encoded protein is MKHFKATLITNVDHEKGRTTSQIYLAAETKIAAKKLASQYIFETDGANCSFYKSPRLEEISIEEYIAHTEKQTDVTEEQEIDQFCALLAIFGVQEEYDEGEIRDADELLANPADEPELFEQYTELREWVAVKIQEADKTISLNEVKEIAINLVECGQEGELLTQSTSLSPEPVIIPVENRVEVKKNESEIPLEGLVNNRTTKELIDSVIKNIDDNAIFSAVPPINGKIMSGEGVSLAMLNECIDALKPTESLIVRRLENSTYHAANGYSSTQIRLVQRSGIGALDWYRNAPSQNKKSSALLIGDAVHTAILEPEIFSLKYISAPELDLRTKDGKQALEEFEAQAVSNNQIVLNKDDFEQIELMRDSALAYSLVAELLENGEPELSIFYRTEKGTLLKIRPDWLGLYSGVPFMLDVKTTDDVFDFGKSVDKFGYHLQSAFYRIIANQVFNLDIDFLFCAIGKRPECGRYPVQLGMLDEEDSGEGIIQVNNVIDILENGRETQPFATISRPFWAKNADRKRREALMAEGGGIA
- a CDS encoding helix-turn-helix domain-containing protein, whose protein sequence is MRNVMIQLCLCAHVPCGFTDSEGEICTNAKMTDLLYSIIHTVEMKTLIEKVQSEKSPFCLMCNLSSDYKKLPKVWQFHFLPLFDQDNKYIGTFFHAHEFLFLSPLEYVEGRQPYTVTIQQQDLFSPREWQILFFTMQRFSSKEIARRLNIVPYTVEGHLKNIYDKINVHSANQLREFCKAKGFYNYIPENLFPCSHVQFFGSIGGVV